AAATATATGATACCCGTTCTTAAAATAAGCCAATGGTAGCTATCGCTTATACTCACTATACAGTACCCTGTACTGTAAACCTGAACTTTAGCCGTGAGTCTATGACTTGGTGGTCTTTTAATATCGCGATTCGTTTTACAATATAGGTGTTCTTATCTTATTATTGTTATCCTAAAGTTCCCTAATTTGAAGAAAGACTCTTCTCTGACACGATTTGGACTTCCTTAAATTCAACTGGGTCAGAAAGTGAAACGTCCTACGTCACTTTGAACTATGTTCGTTTTGGATACAGTCGAGTAGCGGCAGAAGATTACAACGTGGATTTTCAATTCAAACGCGACAATCTCCGCCCCTCTGGCTCTTGTGGAAACAAAACGAACGTCTCTTGGTGGGTGCCGCGAAGGTTTCAACCGAAGGCGGGATTAAGTAGTACAAGTGCAACTACGCACTGACGCTGGGTATATTGCTATCAGCCAGCCGGGGGCGCTGTTTACTTCCCCTTTCATATTGTATACGTATAAGTACTGTATCGTGAGTCATGAAATTGATAAATAGTAGTTGGATAGAGACGGACGGTATATAATCACGAAATGTTCAAATGCAAATTGTCATAAAACTTCATGTAATACAGAATGGATAAAAACTATGTTGACAATGTGGATCTTCTAGTCAAATATAATCTTGTTTTGTCTTTCCACAATCAATACACATTTTTTTACTATCTTCTGAAGTAGTTGCACAAGAGAATATCCTCTCTGAAGAATCATGTTGTCACTACAATCACTGCTCAAGAACATTCTGAAAGGAACATCTCAGAAAAACATCATTCAAAACAACTAGTAATACAAGGATGACATTCTCCAAGAATGCATGGGATTCTGAATTTCGACACTACTTGTTGTGAAACAGGCTTTCCCAGTGACTTTGAGACCAATTCAAGGGGTCACGGTCCTATTTGTACATGTTCCTATAATATGTTTTCCAGCACGGGGTATCatcgttgccatgacaacaaagTCAAAACTAAATATTCTccacaaatataaaaaatacacCTAGATTATGGGTCGTAGAAGAATGTTGTTAATTGTATTGTAGTCATTCACAATCGGGGTGAGAGATCATCAGAGGTGCCGtgtgaccctaaccctaacccaatttTTACTTATTCATTGTTGACCTATATTCATGCCGTTGACGTATAGCGACaggcaaaacaattaaaaatgaattaagAGCAGAGGGCACAATAAATCTGTACACAAGATAATCTTTCTGGTGATTACATCATATCTGTTTAATTAAACAGGTCCATATTGCACACTACGTCAGTACGTTTGTGTGTAAATTACAACGAGATCGTCATTATTCCAGTAATACTTTTTGTGACGTTTTTGTTAGTGGTGAGATTTTTTTAATGGTGCCTTGACTCAATAAAAGTTGGGAATGTATATCTCTAATGTATATGGAGTTAACTGTCATTACATCAGCCAATGTCAATAATTAGGAGAATATATAAATTATGAAAACACATCGTCAAATACAATcggcaaaaaaatacaaaactaaaACTACAATCTCACGTGACGTTTGTTTACTGTGCAAATCGTCCTATCATAATCGCATTCACTTGGGCGACAACGCCGCGGCTTGTAATTGGTCACAAGGTTAACACGTCAATTTTGATTCGTCAACGTCATTCGCGTTCTCAATTGTGAGAGGCCACTGAAGTTACAGTGCCCGCCTCTTTATGCATAAAAGCGTAACTGTTCGGCAGCAAACCAGGGTTAATTACTGTGTCGGAATAATTCTCTTCGGGACATATTTTGTTTACTCAGCAAAAGCTTATTTTCGCTTCTTCTACTGTTTAGTTTTAAAAATGTGAATTTAGTGGTTTTATTTGGGAGAAAGGTCACTTTACGGAATCGCCAGAGATTTTAACGCTATTTGCTACCGGGTTGAACACAGCATGTAAAAGAGAGCTAGTAAAGTCCGAGCGGCACTCCGACCTAACAAAAGCGGACCGATTTAAAACTTTTATTTAGTCCCCAATTCGGGGAGGGACCCCGGCTGGCGTCCATTCGATCCGCCTGTCAACGCACGCGATGTTCCCCTTGGACTCGTCATGGAACATCTCTTTCGCAGGTTGCGGATTCCTGGGCATCTACCATGTTGGTGTCGCCAGCTGCCTGTTGGAGCAGGCTCCGTTCCTGGTGCACAACGCCAAGCACATTTATGGGGCTTCAGCCGGAGCGCTCACCGCCACCGCGCTGGTCACCGGCGTGTGCCTTGGTATGTCACTCGATTGCAACTAATCGGCCTCACAATTTATGATGGCTGGCCTCTGGAACTGTTCTAGAGTGCAGTACACGGCTGCTAATCTTTCGAAAGTGAGAACTTCTGCTTGCAAAGTCTGAATTGCATGACATCCGCATACTGGACACGACTGGAGTGCTACTTTTTTTCTGTTATTGGCCTGTTAGCAGAGTTGGTGAAATATACGTAGTAATTAATAGTAGTACATTGTGTAATAAAGTACAACAGTTGTTGTGACCTCCAGCCTCTCCCATAAGGGGCAGACTTGTATAACGTAAAGGAAAGTGATCctcaaataaaattacaaatatatTAACGGAGAAGTGGTTAAACCACCCAAAGCACCTTTTCCCATCACTCATTTCATTCACAAAAAGGCAAtgagaaagcaaaacaaatgtatCTTTTGACTTTTCACTGATAacactcaagaaaaaaaacatgtgacaTCATGCATAACAGCATTCTAATCACTATGGTTTTGAAATTGTACATAATTGTCTTCTGAATAGTACTGCTCTGGCTTTAAAAACCAATTTCATATCTTGTCCTGTTGCCTACACAGGAGAAGCTGGTGCCAGTATCATTGAGGTCGCCAAGGAAGCCAGAAAGCGCTTCCTCGGTCCCATGCATCCTTCCTTCAACCTGGTGAAGATCGTGCGCTTCATGTTGCGGCGCACTCTGCCCACTGACTCTCACCAGCTTGCCAACGGGAGGCTGGGAATTTCTCTGACCAGAGTAACAGATGGAGAAAATGTGCTTGTATCTCACTTCAACAACAAGGAGGAGATTGTGCAGGTATGAATGTTAATTAGCTTTATTAATATTAAACTAATGGCAGATTATTAGTCCTTCAGGTTTGGAAATGTTAATACTGATGTATTAAATGTCTTTTGTTTCCTACAGGCATGTGTTTGCAGTGCCTACATCCCAGTGTATTGTGGCATTATTCCTCCCACACTGCAAGGAGTGGTGAGTAGCATTATGCATGCATGACAAGGGTCAATAGCAATGAATAGCACATTTAAAATGGCCGTACAAGTGTGTAGCAATAAATTAGAATGTCATATCATCATAATCAGGATGAGCACAATACCATTATTGTGTGCTGGGTGCTGGGGTTTTTTTGGACTAAAAACACATTCGATTTTTCTGGGTCTAGAACTGGGATTTCTATGAATTTCAATGGGAAAACGTTTTATATATTTGTTTGGAGTATTacatttacttttattgcttatttTTAGCTATTCTACTAGAAAGGATAATTGCTTTTATGAATGGCTATGAATGTGCTCAAACAAAACTTCAGGATTTTGTTTCTCATTAATGAGCACATTTGAACTTCTGTGTTTCTCTGGACTCGCTGACAGTAGCACTGAAGTCTTCTACGAAATGTTGCTCAATGACAGCTCCCAGGATTTTTCCCTCTGCAGCGTGTAGCTTGGACTTGTCGGGTCGTTCTGTCCTCTCTTACCCTCTGCGGAGCAGATACTGATGTCACGCTGATCACATCAGTTGACAAACAGAGCCTGTTTTGATGAGCAACAGTCTCAGTAAAAACATTCATCATAAGAGGAATTAAACTATCTtagtcccccccaccccctaaaaaaaaaacctaacaaAAAAATGCCCAACTGCCTTTTCTTTGAAATTCAGTCTAAATTCAGCATAGCTGTCAAACTAAATCTAAATGTAGTTTATTTACCAGTCATGTTTATTTGGCCCAGTTGAGAACAGATTCTCATTTTCAATGCTGATCTGGCTGCACAAAGCACCaaaatttattattttggtCTTTTTAAGGGAATTTGCTGATATCATCAAGAAAAGTCATTTGAAGTTTACTGCAGACTTGctgatggaggaaaaaaaaaacttagatATGTCCTTTTGAACCCAACCACTTCATTCTATCATTCAAAGTAAATAGATAGCTTGTCTTTGCAGAACAATAAATCTCAGAACTTTGAAAGAGGCTGGTTGGGCAAAAAAAGTGACAAGACGTCTGGCAATTTGATAGATTTGCTGAGGAATAATCTCTTCGCCGCTGACGGAATCAATTGAATCCATTGTCAtcaaaaaagagagaaataatCGGTGATGTCGGAAACTAAAGCACAGTTTGTGTCTGTATTTCTTTTATGCAGCGATACGTCGACGGGGGAATCTCGGACAACTTGCCTCATTATGAGCTAAAAAACACAATCACCGTATCGCCGTTCTCTGGCGAGAGCGATATCTGTCCGCGAGACACTTCCACCAACATACATGAGCTCCGCTTCACCAACACCAGCATCCAATTCACCCTCACCAACCTTTACAGAATTTCCCGGGCACTTTTCCCACCTGATCCGATGGTAAGGTCACTTGAAGGCGGCGCCTTTCTCAATCTATGTCCACATTccatgaacgagagtgaacttAATGATTTTGTCGTGTCTAGGTTATGAAAGCCATGTGTAAACAGGGTTATAATGACGCGCTGCACTTCCTGAAGAAGAATGGTAAGAATCAACACAATGTGATTtacagttttgtttttcaagcatCCTCAAAGTTCATTTTGTTAACAAACATGATATTTCTATTTTTAGGATTGCTCAATTCCGGCGACCCTCACATAGACAGAGCCCTGCTGGCTAACAGAGAAGAGCATCAGGAGCAAGTTGACTACGTTCATGTTGATGTCAACGATGttgaagaggaggaaaagatCCATACGGTCGATGGACCGTTGCCTGTTTATCCCTCAATAGAGGAGCACATCATTGTACGCCTTCCGCCAACTCTCCACAAAGGTAACGGAAGCACAAAATCCATGTGTAATTGTTTCAAAAATGCTTTTTGGCAGCTTCTGTGGGTGCTTTTGTACTCAATTGTACTTCCCTCTGCAGCCCTAATTGAAGCCTGCACAGAGAGAAGGAGCCTAGTGCAGTCGCTTGGCAACCTGCTTCCTTTCAGGATGGCATCTGCCATGATGCTGCCCTACACTCTCCCGCTTGAGTCCGCTTTGTCTTTGACTCTCAGGTACTGCTGGACTTCATCATTGATCCATATTGATGTGGACGTTTTTGTGTCGATTTTAATTCGAATGTCTCATGTAGACTTTTAGAGTGGTTGCCAGATGTGCAGGAGGATGTCGGATGGATTCAAGAGCAACTGGTGAAAGTCCTCCATCATGTTTTGCGGCAGGCCTCCAAAAGCATTACTCAGCATTTTTCCGCCCGGTAGGTGTGCTGTCAACATGCGTGattatgtttgtgtgtaaattGTTTTGTATGTATGCACAATGTCAGCACTCATTTTGGTCTATTAACAAAAGTGTGCCTTTCGCGATAACCTTTAAATATTTACCTTGCGTAATAAGTTCAGTCTCATGCCTTGAAGGCGGCTATGCTATGGGTTGTTTGTTTACTTGGTGTACAGAACCTGCGACAAAGCAGATAATTGAGATCTTTacacaagaagaaaaacaactaTTGAGGGTGTTTTGTCAAAGCTTAGTCAACAAAAGGAATTGAACACCAATGAACAATATGGACAATGTTCTATTACAATGTAATTTGCAACAACTCATCTCATAAGTCAGCAAACCCGTTCTGTGATTAGCAGACGCTGCACTGACACGAACAAGCCAATAGATGGCAGTGTTTGGCCTTGGTTTTTGCACCAACTGGTAATTGTTTCTTGTTCACAATTTTACAAATTTTTCATGAAACAGTTTGGAAGATAAATGATAAACTATGACTAAAACACGTTGCACATTTTCTCTTGGCATAGGAAATTAATTAAATGATTTTGTGATGCTGTCCTGAAATTTACTACAAGTTAATTGGTAACACGCTGATCTGCACTTTATAGATTCTCCTGTCAGCTGGAGCTGCACCATTACCAGTCGCTCCCATCTCATATCCGCTCCACCGGCCTGTATGCCACCTGGGTAGGTAGCGGCACTCTTTCAGTCCAGGAGATCTTTACACGTCTCGACCAATACAAAAGACAGCTGCTGTCCGGAACGTTTTGCGTCAACATGGATCTGGAAGGAACCTTCCAAACGGGGCAGATGTCGGTGGACAAAAGCTCTGCTTCTTTCCTCCCCGTGGAAGGCTTCCCAACGCACACGGGTGGTGGTCTTAGTGACACCAAAGATGACATGCGGCACTTTGATTCAGATCTGCCGCTTTTAAATCCCGGTCCACCTCAAACAAATTACTACCAGTTGTCCGGTTGAAAAATCCGATTATTTTGCACTTTAATGATGATTCTAAATGGTAACAATTTACCAT
The window above is part of the Syngnathus typhle isolate RoL2023-S1 ecotype Sweden linkage group LG7, RoL_Styp_1.0, whole genome shotgun sequence genome. Proteins encoded here:
- the LOC133156525 gene encoding patatin-like phospholipase domain-containing protein 2, which encodes MFPLDSSWNISFAGCGFLGIYHVGVASCLLEQAPFLVHNAKHIYGASAGALTATALVTGVCLGEAGASIIEVAKEARKRFLGPMHPSFNLVKIVRFMLRRTLPTDSHQLANGRLGISLTRVTDGENVLVSHFNNKEEIVQACVCSAYIPVYCGIIPPTLQGVRYVDGGISDNLPHYELKNTITVSPFSGESDICPRDTSTNIHELRFTNTSIQFTLTNLYRISRALFPPDPMVMKAMCKQGYNDALHFLKKNGLLNSGDPHIDRALLANREEHQEQVDYVHVDVNDVEEEEKIHTVDGPLPVYPSIEEHIIVRLPPTLHKALIEACTERRSLVQSLGNLLPFRMASAMMLPYTLPLESALSLTLRLLEWLPDVQEDVGWIQEQLVKVLHHVLRQASKSITQHFSARFSCQLELHHYQSLPSHIRSTGLYATWVGSGTLSVQEIFTRLDQYKRQLLSGTFCVNMDLEGTFQTGQMSVDKSSASFLPVEGFPTHTGGGLSDTKDDMRHFDSDLPLLNPGPPQTNYYQLSG